One segment of Arthrobacter sp. MMS18-M83 DNA contains the following:
- the lipA gene encoding lipoyl synthase, with protein sequence MTLAPEGRRLLRVEQRNKAVPVERKPEWIKAKVQMGPEFVGLKNLVKKEGLHTVCEEAGCPNIFECWEDKEATFLIGGSECTRRCDFCQIDTGKPSPVDMFEPTKVARSVQAMALRYATVTGVARDDLADEGVWLYAETVRKIHELNPGTGVELLIPDFSGKPEHISAICDSAPEVFAHNVETVPRIFKRIRPAFRYDRSLDVITQGRDAGMVTKSNLILGMGETRAEISEALTDLHAAGCDLITITQYLRPSERHLPVDRWVKPQEFVELAAEAEDIGFLGVMSGPLVRSSYRAGRLWATAMRKKGRDIPTHLAHIADGIQDSGTTRQEASTLLAHHA encoded by the coding sequence GTGACCCTGGCACCTGAAGGCCGTAGGCTGCTGCGCGTTGAACAGCGCAACAAAGCCGTCCCGGTCGAACGCAAGCCCGAGTGGATCAAGGCCAAGGTCCAGATGGGCCCGGAATTCGTGGGCCTGAAGAACCTCGTGAAAAAAGAAGGCCTGCACACCGTCTGCGAGGAAGCCGGCTGCCCGAACATCTTCGAATGCTGGGAAGACAAGGAAGCAACCTTCCTGATCGGCGGCTCCGAATGCACCCGCCGCTGCGACTTCTGCCAGATCGACACCGGCAAACCCTCCCCCGTGGACATGTTCGAACCCACCAAGGTCGCCCGCTCCGTCCAGGCCATGGCCCTCCGCTACGCCACCGTCACCGGCGTCGCCCGGGACGACCTCGCCGACGAGGGCGTCTGGCTCTACGCCGAAACCGTGCGCAAGATCCACGAACTGAACCCCGGCACCGGGGTGGAACTGCTCATCCCGGACTTCTCCGGCAAACCCGAACACATCAGCGCGATCTGCGACTCCGCCCCCGAGGTCTTCGCGCACAACGTCGAGACCGTGCCCCGGATCTTCAAGCGCATCCGCCCCGCGTTCCGCTACGACCGCTCCCTGGACGTCATCACCCAGGGCCGGGACGCCGGCATGGTCACCAAATCCAACCTGATCCTGGGCATGGGCGAAACCCGGGCCGAAATCTCCGAAGCCCTTACCGACCTGCACGCCGCGGGCTGCGACCTGATCACCATCACCCAGTACCTGCGCCCCTCCGAACGGCACCTGCCCGTGGACCGCTGGGTCAAACCCCAGGAATTCGTCGAGCTCGCCGCCGAAGCCGAGGACATCGGCTTCCTCGGCGTCATGTCCGGACCCCTGGTCCGCTCCTCCTACCGCGCCGGACGCCTCTGGGCCACCGCGATGCGCAAAAAAGGCCGCGACATCCCCACCCACCTGGCCCACATCGCCGACGGCATCCAGGACTCCGGCACCACCCGCCAGGAAGCCAGCACCCTCCTCGCACACCACGCTTAG
- a CDS encoding DUF4191 domain-containing protein: MAKSPDSSNSTTSAADAPKRGLFSRKPKEAKAKKPSQLKQIGEVFKMTRRNDPTVVWLMLLAFLGVVAVSLVVGLLLNNWVTGLIIGIPLGLLAAVFILSRRAERAAFAQIENQPGASGAALGTLRRGWITEDQPVAVNPRTQDAVFRAIGRPGVVLVSEGPSHRVKPLVDAERKKLARILPNVTVHVIESGRGEGQVPISQIAKTMNKYKNELTKVEVSAVSKRISSLGNRLSIPKGIDPYKARPDRKAARGR, from the coding sequence ATGGCGAAATCCCCTGATTCCAGCAACTCGACAACATCGGCTGCCGACGCTCCCAAGCGCGGCTTGTTTTCCCGCAAGCCCAAGGAAGCCAAGGCCAAGAAGCCGAGCCAGCTGAAGCAGATCGGCGAGGTCTTCAAGATGACCCGCCGCAATGACCCCACCGTTGTGTGGCTCATGCTGCTGGCTTTCCTGGGTGTCGTTGCCGTCAGCCTCGTCGTCGGTCTCCTCCTGAACAACTGGGTCACGGGCCTGATCATCGGCATTCCCCTGGGCCTGCTGGCAGCGGTCTTCATCCTCTCGCGCCGCGCGGAGCGGGCAGCCTTTGCGCAGATCGAAAACCAGCCTGGAGCCTCAGGTGCGGCTCTGGGAACCCTGCGCCGCGGCTGGATCACGGAAGACCAGCCGGTCGCCGTCAACCCGCGCACCCAGGACGCGGTCTTCCGCGCCATCGGCCGCCCCGGCGTCGTACTGGTCAGCGAAGGACCTTCGCACCGCGTCAAGCCGCTGGTTGACGCCGAGCGCAAGAAGCTCGCACGTATCCTGCCGAATGTGACGGTCCACGTGATCGAAAGCGGTCGCGGCGAGGGCCAGGTGCCAATCAGCCAGATTGCAAAGACCATGAACAAATACAAGAACGAGCTCACGAAGGTTGAGGTCAGTGCCGTGAGCAAGCGGATCTCCTCGCTCGGCAACCGTCTGTCGATCCCGAAGGGCATCGACCCGTACAAGGCACGCCCGGACCGCAAGGCAGCCCGCGGACGCTAA
- a CDS encoding RDD family protein translates to MVDRKDIGSWLTGPDTSGISKYPGERLGLPESGPGSIARAGRRILAICIDWVIALAISNFAFGGNQWATLAVFAVEQILLIGTLGYSIGHRVAGIHVVRLGGGPAGPLAAVVRTLLLCLVIPAVVFDPDQRGLHDKAMNTILIRM, encoded by the coding sequence GTGGTAGATCGAAAAGACATTGGTTCATGGCTCACAGGGCCGGATACGTCCGGAATCTCCAAGTACCCGGGAGAGCGGCTCGGGTTGCCCGAGTCCGGCCCCGGCTCTATCGCCCGGGCCGGCCGCCGTATCCTGGCGATCTGCATCGACTGGGTCATTGCCTTGGCGATCAGCAACTTTGCCTTCGGCGGCAACCAGTGGGCAACCCTCGCAGTCTTTGCGGTGGAACAGATACTTCTCATCGGTACGCTCGGCTACAGCATCGGACACCGGGTTGCGGGCATACACGTGGTGCGGCTCGGTGGAGGGCCGGCAGGGCCTTTGGCCGCCGTGGTAAGGACGCTTCTCCTGTGCCTCGTGATTCCCGCGGTTGTCTTTGATCCCGATCAGCGCGGCCTCCATGACAAAGCCATGAACACGATTCTCATCCGGATGTAA
- the glnA gene encoding type I glutamate--ammonia ligase: protein MFKTADEVLKFIKDEDVKFVDIRFTDLPGVQQHFNVPAKSVDADFFVNGQLFDGSSIRGFQGIAESDMQLIPDVTTAFIDAFRVEKTLALNFSIVNPRTGDPYHRDPRGVAEKAEAYLASTGIADTAFFAPEAEFYVFDNVQFESSPQGSFYKVDSIEAPWNTSREEEGGNLGYKTPFKGGYFPVSPVDHQADLRDAMCLALDEAGLEVERSHHEVGAAGQAEINYRFTTLVHAADDLQKFKYVVKNTAWEFGKSVTFMPKPIFGDNGSGMHCHQSLWSNGDPLFYDEKGYAGLSDTARWYIGGLLKHSSAVLAFTNPTVNSYRRLVKGFEAPVNMVYSQGNRSAGIRIPITGSNPKAKRIEFRAPDAASNPYLAFAAQLMAGIDGIRNRIEPPAPIDKDLYELPAEEAKDIPKAPGSLEEALAALAEDNEFLQAGGVFTQDLIDTWIEYKYENEIRPLSLRPNPYEFELYYGV from the coding sequence ATGTTCAAGACTGCGGACGAAGTCCTCAAGTTCATCAAAGACGAAGACGTAAAGTTCGTCGATATCCGCTTCACCGATCTTCCGGGCGTCCAGCAGCACTTCAATGTGCCGGCCAAGAGCGTCGACGCTGACTTCTTTGTCAACGGTCAGCTCTTTGACGGATCTTCCATCCGCGGTTTCCAGGGCATCGCCGAGTCCGACATGCAGCTCATCCCGGACGTCACCACGGCCTTCATCGACGCTTTCCGCGTCGAGAAGACCCTCGCTCTGAACTTCTCCATCGTGAACCCGCGCACTGGCGACCCGTACCACCGCGACCCGCGCGGCGTGGCCGAAAAGGCCGAAGCCTACCTGGCCTCCACCGGCATTGCGGACACGGCATTCTTTGCTCCCGAAGCTGAGTTCTACGTCTTCGACAATGTCCAGTTCGAGTCCTCCCCCCAGGGTTCCTTCTACAAGGTCGACTCGATTGAAGCCCCTTGGAACACGAGCCGCGAAGAAGAAGGCGGAAACCTCGGTTACAAGACCCCCTTCAAGGGCGGTTACTTCCCGGTATCCCCGGTTGACCACCAGGCTGACCTCCGCGACGCCATGTGCCTCGCCCTGGATGAAGCAGGCCTCGAAGTCGAGCGCTCCCACCACGAAGTCGGCGCCGCAGGCCAGGCCGAGATCAACTACAGGTTCACGACGCTGGTGCACGCTGCCGACGACCTGCAGAAGTTCAAGTACGTCGTCAAGAACACCGCGTGGGAGTTCGGCAAGTCGGTAACCTTCATGCCGAAGCCGATTTTCGGTGACAACGGCTCGGGTATGCACTGCCACCAGTCCCTGTGGAGCAACGGCGATCCGCTGTTCTACGACGAGAAGGGCTACGCCGGCCTGTCCGACACCGCACGCTGGTACATCGGCGGTCTGCTGAAGCACTCCTCGGCTGTGCTCGCCTTCACCAACCCGACGGTCAACTCCTACCGCCGTCTGGTCAAGGGCTTCGAAGCTCCGGTCAACATGGTCTACTCGCAGGGCAACCGCTCCGCCGGTATCCGCATCCCGATCACGGGCTCCAACCCGAAGGCCAAGCGCATCGAGTTCCGCGCCCCGGACGCCGCTTCCAACCCATACCTGGCGTTCGCTGCCCAGCTGATGGCTGGAATCGACGGCATCCGCAACCGCATCGAGCCCCCGGCGCCGATCGACAAGGACCTGTACGAGCTGCCCGCCGAGGAAGCCAAGGACATTCCCAAGGCTCCGGGTTCCCTTGAGGAAGCACTGGCCGCGCTGGCTGAGGACAACGAGTTCCTGCAGGCCGGCGGCGTCTTCACCCAGGACCTGATCGACACCTGGATTGAGTACAAGTACGAGAACGAGATCCGTCCGCTTTCCCTGCGCCCGAACCCGTACGAGTTCGAGCTCTACTACGGCGTCTAA
- a CDS encoding GNAT family N-acetyltransferase: protein MLETVWLIPLKNLDDDARAIKLGDIAGMELAAGQEDFVGDPFKMMLMGLEDESRLPYVIEADGAAVGVFTLQAGAATLAGWPDDDSAWLLRGFLIDRRHQGRGLGTQAAAAAAREAVKLTARLGGGQAGVVLSVNERNPAGKAAYAKAGFAETGRYLGGSVGPQWTMYRGFGD from the coding sequence ATGCTTGAAACGGTGTGGCTCATTCCCTTGAAGAATCTCGACGACGACGCCCGAGCCATCAAACTCGGCGACATCGCGGGTATGGAATTGGCCGCGGGGCAGGAAGACTTCGTCGGCGACCCTTTCAAGATGATGCTCATGGGCCTGGAGGACGAAAGCCGCCTGCCATATGTGATCGAAGCGGACGGTGCCGCCGTCGGAGTCTTCACTTTGCAGGCCGGTGCAGCAACCCTGGCAGGTTGGCCTGACGACGATTCCGCCTGGCTTTTGCGAGGGTTCCTGATCGACCGGCGGCACCAAGGGAGAGGCTTGGGCACCCAGGCTGCAGCCGCAGCTGCCCGGGAAGCGGTCAAGCTGACGGCGAGGCTCGGTGGCGGCCAGGCCGGCGTCGTGCTCTCTGTCAACGAGCGCAATCCTGCCGGCAAAGCCGCATACGCAAAGGCGGGCTTCGCCGAGACTGGCAGGTACCTGGGTGGCTCAGTCGGGCCGCAATGGACGATGTACAGGGGTTTCGGCGACTGA
- a CDS encoding bifunctional [glutamine synthetase] adenylyltransferase/[glutamine synthetase]-adenylyl-L-tyrosine phosphorylase, with amino-acid sequence MSLARRLISAGFSDLEKGERFLAARELDGIDQETIFAGLHLSANPDTALQSLVRLIEKHPSLKQLAGEHQDRSEPLYRLLGASEALGEFLIRHPEHLDVFDVRVSPEPLSADAGELRTKLLRSVKADPNSPRPVAGISGPAAYTALRTAYRRGLTELAIKDLCAASPQDFMPAVGAELADLAGAAIEAALAVARTEAAAAFDAADIAGVGLAVIGMGKCGARELNYISDVDVIYVIEAPDLEDSEAATIGTVLAAGISRAISSTAPEPGLWEVDANLRPEGKSGPLVRTLPSHLSYYAKWAESWEFQALLKARTIAGDKDLGARYEQAVQPLVWASAGREGFVESVQAMRRRVTNNIAPAEEQRQIKLGPGGLRDVEFTVQLLQLVHGKSDETLRCRDTTSAISALSAGGYIGRVDAAAFDAAYRYLRVLEHRIQLFQMRRTHLMPTSQESLRFLAKAVLGPFSTGRPHPDALIETWQKTKRSVRELHDRIFYRPLLNTAAKLSSEDARLTPEAAQGRLAALGYRDPQGAMRHIEALTAGVSRRAALQRQLLPILLGWLAEGVDPDAGLLAFRRVSEALGTTHWYLGMLRDSQAAAERLCHVLSNSRLIADLLEVSPESVAWLGADKELMPLSFEAQWQEIQSKMSRHADPENAMRLIRLIRRREILRIAIADSSGLLEQDAVGTALADADRAAVLGALHVAEAIVGSEGPLKTQVLVVAMGRQGGREIGYGSDADVMYVHRALPGASESEAQHQALAIVGHISTLLTQPLKPAILAERVLTVDADLRPEGKSGAMVRSLESYAEYYRRWSLIWEAQALLRAQPMAGDDELAAEFLWLINPIRYPKNLDETDVREIRRVKARVESERLPRGADPARHVKLGRGGLSDVEWLVQLLQLQHAGEHPQLRTTSTLQALDAIESLGLIDKSDIVLLREAWRLASRIRSANVVCTGRASDLLPASRRDLEAVARWCGYAPGQAAVFEEDYLRLSRRTRAVFVKDFYGQ; translated from the coding sequence GTGAGCCTGGCCCGCCGGCTCATCTCGGCCGGTTTCAGCGACCTTGAGAAGGGTGAACGGTTTCTTGCCGCCCGTGAACTCGACGGCATCGACCAAGAGACAATTTTTGCCGGGTTGCACCTCAGCGCCAACCCGGACACCGCTCTCCAGTCGCTTGTCCGCCTCATTGAGAAGCACCCCTCACTCAAACAACTCGCGGGGGAGCACCAGGATCGCAGCGAACCGCTATACCGCCTGCTGGGGGCATCCGAGGCCCTGGGGGAGTTCCTCATCAGGCATCCGGAACACCTGGACGTCTTCGATGTCCGCGTCAGCCCCGAGCCGTTGTCTGCCGACGCCGGTGAACTGCGGACGAAACTTCTCCGTTCGGTCAAAGCGGACCCCAACTCTCCCCGGCCCGTCGCGGGAATATCGGGACCGGCCGCATACACCGCTCTTAGGACGGCCTACCGGCGGGGATTGACCGAACTGGCCATCAAGGACCTCTGCGCCGCCAGCCCCCAGGACTTCATGCCCGCCGTCGGCGCCGAACTGGCAGACCTCGCCGGTGCGGCGATAGAGGCCGCCCTGGCGGTGGCCCGGACGGAAGCCGCGGCGGCTTTCGACGCCGCCGATATCGCCGGCGTCGGGCTGGCCGTCATTGGCATGGGCAAATGCGGTGCCCGCGAGCTCAACTACATTTCCGACGTCGACGTCATCTACGTGATCGAGGCGCCGGACCTGGAGGACTCCGAGGCCGCGACCATCGGTACGGTCCTCGCCGCCGGCATCTCCCGCGCGATTTCCTCTACTGCGCCCGAACCCGGGCTGTGGGAGGTCGACGCGAACCTGCGGCCTGAAGGAAAGTCGGGTCCGCTGGTCAGGACGCTTCCCTCGCACTTGAGCTATTACGCGAAATGGGCAGAAAGCTGGGAATTCCAGGCACTTCTCAAAGCCAGGACCATCGCGGGTGACAAGGACCTCGGGGCACGGTACGAGCAAGCCGTCCAGCCCCTCGTGTGGGCTTCGGCGGGCAGAGAAGGCTTCGTGGAATCCGTGCAGGCGATGCGCCGCAGGGTCACCAACAACATTGCCCCGGCGGAGGAACAGCGCCAGATCAAGCTCGGTCCCGGCGGGCTGCGGGATGTCGAGTTCACCGTGCAGCTCCTGCAACTCGTCCACGGAAAGTCCGACGAAACGCTCCGTTGCCGGGATACGACGTCGGCAATCTCCGCCCTGTCCGCAGGCGGCTACATTGGCCGGGTCGATGCCGCAGCATTCGACGCGGCCTACCGCTATCTGCGGGTTCTTGAGCACCGGATCCAGTTGTTCCAGATGCGTCGCACGCACCTCATGCCTACTAGCCAGGAATCGCTGCGTTTCCTCGCCAAGGCCGTCCTTGGCCCGTTTTCCACGGGCAGGCCCCACCCTGATGCCCTGATCGAAACCTGGCAGAAGACCAAGCGGTCCGTTCGGGAACTGCACGACCGAATCTTCTACCGGCCCCTACTCAACACTGCCGCGAAGTTGAGCAGCGAGGATGCGCGGCTCACCCCTGAAGCCGCACAAGGCCGTCTGGCGGCGCTTGGCTACCGCGACCCGCAGGGCGCCATGCGCCACATAGAGGCTCTCACGGCGGGAGTCAGTCGCCGCGCCGCCTTGCAGCGGCAACTGCTTCCCATCCTGCTCGGCTGGCTCGCCGAAGGAGTAGACCCCGACGCCGGCCTGCTCGCCTTCCGTCGTGTCAGCGAAGCCCTCGGAACCACCCATTGGTATCTCGGAATGCTCCGGGATTCCCAAGCGGCAGCCGAGCGTCTATGCCACGTGCTTTCCAATTCACGGCTGATCGCGGACCTCCTGGAGGTTTCCCCGGAATCCGTTGCCTGGCTTGGTGCGGACAAGGAACTCATGCCCCTCAGCTTCGAAGCTCAGTGGCAGGAAATCCAATCCAAGATGTCACGGCATGCGGATCCCGAGAATGCAATGCGGCTCATCAGGCTTATCCGGCGCCGGGAGATCCTCCGTATTGCCATCGCGGACAGTTCCGGCCTCCTGGAACAGGATGCAGTGGGTACGGCATTGGCCGACGCCGACCGTGCGGCGGTTCTAGGCGCCCTGCACGTCGCGGAAGCCATCGTAGGCTCAGAGGGGCCTCTCAAGACGCAGGTCCTGGTGGTTGCCATGGGCAGGCAAGGCGGACGCGAGATCGGCTACGGCTCGGACGCAGACGTCATGTACGTTCATCGCGCCCTTCCCGGAGCGAGTGAATCCGAAGCCCAGCATCAGGCGCTTGCCATTGTTGGTCACATTTCCACCCTGCTGACCCAGCCCCTCAAGCCGGCCATCCTGGCGGAGCGGGTCCTGACGGTTGACGCCGATCTTCGCCCCGAAGGGAAGAGCGGCGCCATGGTCCGTTCCCTGGAGTCCTATGCCGAGTATTACCGCCGGTGGTCCCTTATCTGGGAAGCCCAGGCGCTGCTGCGGGCCCAACCCATGGCCGGCGACGACGAATTGGCAGCGGAATTCCTCTGGCTCATCAACCCCATCCGTTACCCGAAGAATCTCGACGAGACGGATGTGCGGGAGATCCGGCGGGTCAAGGCGCGGGTCGAGTCCGAACGGCTCCCCAGGGGGGCCGATCCCGCGAGGCATGTGAAGCTGGGCAGGGGCGGACTCAGCGACGTCGAATGGCTTGTGCAGCTGCTGCAGCTCCAGCACGCAGGCGAGCATCCGCAGCTCCGGACCACTTCCACCCTGCAGGCCCTCGACGCGATTGAGTCGTTGGGCCTGATCGACAAGAGCGACATCGTGTTGCTCCGTGAAGCGTGGCGGCTCGCGAGCCGTATCCGATCCGCGAATGTGGTCTGCACCGGGCGTGCCTCTGATCTCCTCCCTGCTTCCCGGCGGGACCTGGAGGCTGTTGCCCGGTGGTGTGGTTACGCTCCTGGCCAAGCTGCAGTGTTCGAAGAGGATTACCTGCGCCTAAGCCGACGGACCCGGGCCGTGTTTGTAAAGGACTTCTACGGCCAGTGA
- the glnA gene encoding type I glutamate--ammonia ligase, whose translation MDRQQEFVLRTIEERDVRFVRLWFTDVVGSLKSVALAPAEVEGAFEEGLGFDGSAIEGLARVFESDMLAQPDPSTFQILPWRGETEQTSRMFCDILTPDGEPSAADPRNVLKRTLAKAADMGFTCYTHPEIEFYLLKSQDLDPNGVPVPVDEGGYFDHVPGGVAQDFRRTAVTMLESVGISVEFSHHEGGPGQNEIDLRYADALQTADNIMTFRTVIKEVALQQGTYATFMPKPFTDHPGSGMHTHFSLFEGDTNAFYEAGAEFQLSKTARQFIAGILRHAPEFTAVTNQFVNSYKRLWGGGEAPSYLSWGHNNRSALVRVPLYKPGKGQSARIEYRGIDSATNPYLAYAVLLGAGLKGIEEGYELPAAAEDDVWSLTSAERRAMGHTPLPASLHDAIRAMEDSELVADILGEQVFDHFLRNKRAEWQDYRLQVTPYELKRNLGIL comes from the coding sequence ATGGACCGCCAGCAAGAGTTCGTTCTGCGAACTATCGAAGAGCGTGACGTGCGCTTCGTACGCTTGTGGTTTACCGACGTCGTCGGTTCCCTGAAATCAGTGGCACTGGCCCCTGCAGAAGTGGAAGGCGCCTTCGAAGAAGGCCTGGGTTTTGATGGCTCGGCCATCGAAGGCCTCGCCCGGGTGTTCGAATCGGACATGCTGGCCCAGCCAGATCCCTCGACGTTCCAGATCTTGCCCTGGCGCGGTGAGACTGAGCAGACCTCCAGAATGTTCTGTGACATCCTGACCCCCGACGGCGAGCCGTCCGCTGCCGATCCCCGGAACGTACTCAAGCGCACCCTTGCCAAAGCTGCGGACATGGGGTTCACCTGCTACACGCATCCCGAGATCGAGTTCTACCTCCTGAAGTCCCAGGATCTTGACCCCAACGGCGTCCCTGTTCCCGTTGACGAGGGCGGCTACTTCGACCACGTACCCGGTGGCGTGGCACAGGATTTCCGCCGCACTGCCGTGACCATGCTTGAATCCGTGGGCATTTCGGTGGAGTTCAGCCACCACGAGGGCGGTCCCGGCCAGAATGAGATCGATCTCCGCTACGCGGACGCCCTCCAGACTGCGGACAACATCATGACCTTCCGCACGGTCATCAAGGAGGTGGCCCTGCAGCAGGGCACGTATGCAACGTTCATGCCCAAGCCCTTCACGGATCACCCGGGCTCCGGCATGCACACGCACTTCTCACTGTTCGAGGGTGACACCAACGCCTTCTACGAAGCCGGCGCCGAATTCCAGCTGTCCAAGACCGCACGCCAGTTCATTGCCGGCATCCTCCGGCACGCCCCGGAATTCACGGCCGTCACCAACCAATTCGTGAATTCCTACAAGCGTCTCTGGGGTGGCGGCGAAGCCCCGAGCTACCTGAGCTGGGGACACAACAACCGCTCCGCACTGGTTCGTGTGCCGCTCTACAAGCCGGGCAAAGGCCAGTCCGCGCGGATCGAATACCGCGGGATCGACTCTGCCACCAACCCTTACCTGGCGTACGCCGTGTTGCTGGGCGCCGGGCTCAAGGGCATCGAGGAAGGCTACGAACTTCCGGCTGCCGCGGAGGACGACGTTTGGTCGCTGACTTCGGCCGAACGCAGAGCGATGGGCCACACCCCGCTGCCGGCGAGCCTCCATGATGCCATCCGCGCCATGGAAGATTCAGAGCTGGTGGCGGACATCCTTGGCGAGCAAGTCTTTGACCACTTCCTGCGCAACAAGCGTGCGGAATGGCAGGACTACCGGCTCCAGGTCACACCCTACGAGCTCAAGCGCAACCTCGGCATTCTCTAG